DNA sequence from the Glycine soja cultivar W05 chromosome 18, ASM419377v2, whole genome shotgun sequence genome:
ACGCAGTACAGAACGAGATTAGGCGTGTCGCGTctatatattgatttatatgTAATGTATTGTGGGTATTGATTTATGAGAAAATAATCTACTCCaatataaatttaactacaCTAGGTACATTAATTTCTTGCATCCAATGGTTCTTGttctatttttagttcttataattataGGATTAcatttgtaataaaattatgataatgtGGCTGGCATCTCACCACGAACCATACAAAAGAACCACGTTCATAACAAAATTCAGTCCCTAAGCCTAATCTATGCTTACAGAAATTTCAATTTGAACTCCACAATTTTCCCTGATATGGATGCAGGCACACAACATTATAGATTTAGCACTGTATTCCAAATTTGAACGATTTAATCATCTAGAAAAACACTCAaggaacaaaatatataatccAGTCCATGAACCAAACCTATGCTTACAGAAAATTCAATTTGAACTCCACAATTTTCCTTGAAACAACGCAGCATTATAGATTTACCACCTTATCCTACACTCGAACAATTTAATCATCCAGAAAACACGGAAGGAACAAAATATTCCTAATCTCAATGATTCGACAAAAATTTCACGACCTATAAACACCATTTTGCATCAAACAAAAGCTTAAAATACTCAGACGCATAAATTCTAGCTATatgcaataataaaaaaacaaaaaaacaagaagAGGCAGATCCATAAGAAGATTACGAAAACTGACCAGACAATTGTGATAGATGAACGCTCTTGGCTCCCAGGAGAGAATCTCGGTCCACTGCTCCGAGTTTTCCACCAAACTCTCACCACTTCGTGAAACAAAAATTAGGAAAAGATTAAACACATTTTAAACTAAATCAAAACCAAACGGAGCAGAGTGAATTTATATAATAGCACCTTTGAGAGGTCTTGCGCCTGAAGGCGCTGAGATCCGTGGTTGGAAAATCGTCATCGGTAGTTGGAAGATAAACAATGCCGAGAGCAAGGAGCAGGATGAGGATGAGTGTGAGGAAGAAAAGCACCCACAGAACCAACGAGAACGTTGACCACTTCTTCCCCTTGTGCTCAGGTATTCGAATGCACTCCAAAACCCTAAGCAATGCAAATAGACCAGTGTGGTGTGAGTGTGACTGGTGTCTACTAACACCACATCTTCCCTGTTTTTTGTTtcgtaaataaaatttaaaataaaaactctaaATGCGAAaacgtttgatttgttttctcttGAATAACGTGCACAATAAaagtttatgttttaaaaagaatttaatggttaagagttttaaaattttaaaagttaacaaaaaaattaaaggttaaAAACGAAATTATGTTTCAGTTAAAAACATACAAGtatgcataaattaataaacattaatatatttctatattataattaaaatattataatactcGTTGAGTttcatatcaataaaaaaatataatcataatatAAAAGGAAGATAaagttttcaatttatttattttctcaattaaacatttttagtatttttctgaTCTTTTCTCTATATATACATTTCATACattatatctataaataacaaaaaccttTCTCTCACTCATCTAAAAtggtgtttattttattattttatttgtatgttttatatttttaatcatttattcctttttagttatattttaaattgaattttaatttttttataagaagttatcaataaaaaaacttcatgttataatttaaattgtttaccttcttcttatatatatatatatatatatgtatgtatatttcaaaatttaagtgAGCGATGCAAAGGGGTAGCATCAGCCAGATGAGAATAGCTTATTTTTGTcctatttattttatagatttattttcatattgtcTTCCTCTTTCCATCAAATATACTAATTGTGCAAGAATTATATGTACTATATTCCATGAGTTACAGTAGcaagaataaattaataagagaaaaaaggaCTGACCCttagtccaaatttaattaagaCTAATTATAGTCACACTAGCATAATTTTTCAGGCACTCTacaaattgttatatttaaataaaattataaattattttttattttttattttatgcaatatattgagatttataatttaaaaggaataaataattaaatttaatttaaaatatttgaaagaaaattaaatttatatattaatttcaaagTCAAGAACtcagaaaaatcaaagaaactAAAAGTATTGAAAACTATAAccttttaaagaagaaaaaaactaatttttttatttttataataattaaataaaatatattaataataaattttaatttttttacgatataattatttttaccaacattctataaaaattccataaaagttaaactctattattaaaaatagtttttattttattttcaaatgaactaatatgcaataatttatataaatgtgtattatatttaaatgataattatgaaataataaaattaaaattacagaatttattttaaaaatttagtttaatttttaaatgcttaccttttgaatttgttattgtttattaattattatattttttaaaattaaaatataattaataactcaatatatgattttttttaaaatataaataattaaagaaggagagtttatattaacatcgattatttgaaaactgatatcattaagcacttacaacatcagttttcaaataACTCATGCTAAAACTGAATTTAGTgtgattttaacatcgattatttgaaAATCGATATTGTTAAgcattttaacatcggttatctgaaaaccgatgttgtaagtgcttaacgacatcggttttcaagtaaccgatgttaatataacgatgttaaaactcatttttttagtagtgttggtattttataaggatcctctaaaattccaacaaataaaaataaaacacaagaagaaagttaaaaagtctataaaatataataggtttttttttttacttaccttgtatcttttaatttctctctaccatcttgaaatattagaaaattatatattctcaTGAGTTCCTTCCCATAAAGgtacaaagataatttttttaaaaaaacaaaaaacttataatatattaataagataaagaaaaaatcatttgatataaaataattgatattattaCTTGGATACATATGAAATTATTGATCATTCTACTCCAGAATTTGACTACAAATGTAACACCTGAAAAACTCAAAAACAATTCATTAATAAcatgtttctttttctaaaaaagaaaaaagaagaagatcaagaaaaagactTTGAATGCTTTGGATGCAAGACAAAGTATTGTTGCATGAATTACAACCATGTCTTTCCTATGTTGTGTGTCATGTTGAATTTCATCCTTCCAAATGtaataatcaaaatgaaaatgaatttttaaacatcatgtaaacaaaatttataccTGACAGAATTATACACGAAAGAGAAAGTTAAAGatggagaagagaaaaaaaattgatggaaaGAAAGATGTTACATGTAGAAACTTGaagtaataaaagaaattataaaattggaaCATGATATTCAATTTGAgtattgttattaatttgaaatgttcGAAGAAAGAAGTGGCCTGCGGTTACGTGGTAAAGGTTAGACTGTGTTATTTGAGGAAAGATAGTATAGAAATAGAAGTAGAGGGTAAAATAAATGCACAAaagaattctaaaaaaaaaataaagattaaaacagattaattattattactactttagtattattaaggataaaataatctaaaattatgAAGACCAAAAACaattacacaaaataaaatCCTCTTTGTATATTGATATAGATATCTTCTGAGTATAAGTTGCCTTTTATTAAGTTGTTACTTCTAGAATTAAAAAACTAAGTAAGAGAAGGTCTTGTAGCACACGTGTACGAGGAAGATGAGCACAACTCCAAAAACATACATTAACGGTTCTAATCTATAATCtatccaatcaatcatgctagCCAAAACAGACATTCTTTTACgtgaatataaattatataacattttagatggatattttaaatttttaatacacatataatctataaaaatttaaaaatatttgaaaaattaatttaactcataaaattctattttgctataacaaaaaataaattatatatatatatatatatatatattcttcaaAATAAATAGATAGTATAGATGTTTTGAAGATATTatgatagtgtaaaaaattaaatatcatcccacaatttataatttcataaaacaacaaaaagtaaatttttataatttcattaaaatattatgattgtataaaaaattaggTAAATTTTAAGAGcgttacttttttattaaaattgattttagtccctataattttgtCTCCGACTCTAATATCTTAAGAATTTATTTGGTAATtataatatgatatgataaaatGTCATATGATAAAACATTAAAGtggaataaaaatatgataagataaaaataagatacaTTATAATCTTATCTAATATTTAGTACATACAAGATAATATCattgttttacttttaaataatgATAGTGATATTAGTGGTAGTGGTTGTGATTATAGTAACGGTAAGGTGGTAATGATAATACTAATGATAACTGAAATGATAACGACAACAGAATAGTGATTAAATAGAGGGAAGAGAGAAAGCCAAATATCatattctattatcttttaaCTCAATTCCCTCTTATTaaactaatatataataaaatatagttaataAGTAACTCAGATTGTATTAGTGTAACAAACCATTAATAAGAATAAGATAGAGCATATCATATTATgaaactaaaaagtaaaaatatattttattaatagaagaatacaattgtaaaataatatattatttattatataataacattacttatttatttaataattactttaaaaattaaatttagagacATTTTTAATTCAACCACAACTTAGAATTCTTCAACcacattacataaaataaataaaccttaaaatttaaacatatatgTGCCCACCCAAAATTTCCATCTCTCGAGTCTAGGGTAACATATTCTGTTGTGTTGTGTGACTTGTAAGTACATTCTTATGTTTAATGTTAACTTGTAAGTACATTCTTATGTTTAATGTTAATGCTAGtgtgttattttgttttgttacatAGAATTTGTGTTGTATAATGTGAAGAAAGAATGAAGTCTGTATAGTTTAACTGCCAAACCAAAAAAAGCTGGCTCATAATTGTGAGTTGCGAGacacactcactcactcactcataGCAGCAGCATAAGAAGTATCGCCTCCATCACTCTGGGGTTTGGCTTTTTCCTTCTTTGAACAACAAAACCCCAATCTGTTTCCTTTGCCTTCTACTCCCTAcgacaaacaacaacaacttctTTTTACTTTCATATTCTCTCCTCTTTCATTAACGATCTCTACGAAGTTCTTTCACTCAAACACACCCTTAATACACCCTTAATTATATCGCATTCTCTTTCTCTTACCGTTAGAATTAGATTGCACTTAttcctctctctccctctttttctgGATCTTCAACTTCTCCCTGGTAATTTTCCTTCAAAACTTCCCTCCCCCTTTTGCTCCTTGATAATGGAGTTTACTCTCCTCAATTTCAGGAGCTTGTTTAATGAGTTCTGAACTGAATGAATGGTTTATGGTATTTTTTGATAGTGAGAATTTGAAACTCTTGCTCGATGTTCCTTGGATTTTGTGAAAATGGAGATTAGTTAAGTAGCTTAAATGGGTTCATGACgagacttttttttgttttttgttttcttttggatCCAGATAAAGTCTGTcctttttcactcttttttcgAGTTCCCTTTCTGGGTCTTGTTGattttgtctctttgtttccttattgAGTGTTGGTTTTGGTGATCTTATTCTGGGTCTCTTGTGTTTTTGGTTCTGTTTTTAGATTTTGCTGATTTGGGGGATTGAGTTGGAAGGGGAAACATGGCTGCTTCTTCTGCATCTCTTTCTGGTGCTTCTGCTTCGGATCTTCTGAGGAGTTCAACCAGCGGTTTCAATGGTGTTCCTTTGAGAACCTTGGGGAAGGGAAAGTTGGTTTTGAAGAGGAGGGACTTTACAGTTGCTGCTAAGCTGAGGAAGGTGAAGAAGCATGAATATCCTTGGCCTGCTAACCCTGATCCCAATGTGAAAGGTGGGGTGCTGAGCCACCTTTCCTTGTTCAAGCCACTCAAGGAGAAGCCAAAGCCTGTCACTTTGGATTTTGAAAAGCCTCTTGTTGATCTGCAAAAGAAGATCATTGATGTAACTTCTAACTTAATCTGTGTGCTTTGTTTGCTCGAGCGAGAATGAATATGTTGTATTTGCCTGATTCGTGGAGGTTGTGCTTATTGCTAATGGGCTAACATAAGTGGTATTTATGGTTGGAAACAGGTACAGAAGATGGCGAACGAAACTGGACTGGACTTCAGTGATCAGATTCTCTCATTGGAGAACAAGTACCAGCAGGTTTGACTGTTATAACAAATACGTTTTGTTCTTAAGAAAAGTGGATTACTTGAATGAGCAAACTGACGATGATAAGAGTTTTCATGAGAAAATTGCCATCATGCTTCTCTCTGCTTGTTGTTTGCAAGATTGAATATATAGCATATTTTTAGCCCACACTGGGTTAGTTGTGTCTTAAGCAAATTAGTTAAGCCTGACTGTCATTCATGTTGGCTATCCATTTACGACAAATGCCCTGTGACTTCTTAGTAGCTTATAGTATATCTTTTTCTCTGAAATGCAGATTCAACTGTTTCCGTAGagggttatttatttatttgttttcttttgcttcTCTTTTGCCAGATGATACTTTTCTTTACATTTAAGTAACTACTAGGGTATCTTGTGTTAAAGAATATTATTGTGTTGTTAATTGTTATATTGTGTTAGAATGATGAGTTTTATTGACTTAGGCTTGTGCTACACTTGTTCTTTACCTGTATTATCAGTAAGTAGGGGTAAAGTTTATTgttttgtaataaaattattcagAGTTACATTATTCAAAATTCAGATATATActtttttgtgttattttaaCTTTTCCTCCCAATCCCTAAAATTTGAACAGTAAAATTGGTAAAAGTCTCATCCTTTCACTGCTCGCATTATTATTTCAGGCTTTAAAGGATCTGTATACGCATCTGACTCCTATTCAGCGGGTCAACATCGCACGGCaccctaacaggccaactttcCTTGATCATGTCTTTAACATAACTGAAAAGGTCTTCTaagtattatttttgtttttaacttcaatattttagttatttcattttcataataCATATTCTAGTTGCTTTTTTGTTATTGAACCACTTTAACCGAATTTCCATGTTTCCTCGTGTTTCAGTTTGTTGAACTCCATGGTGATCGGGCAGGTTATGATGATCCTGCTATTGTTACTGGTCTAGGGACTATAGATGGTAGAAGCTACATGTTCATCGGTCACCAAAAGGGTAGAAATACTAAAGAAAACATTCAGCGTAACTTTGGGATGCCAACTCCTCATGGGTATGTTGACGAGGAACTCTAGTTGATACAAGAAATTGACTAGATTTAAGATAGGATAGAAACTCtaattaacattgattttatctGCATTTGACACTGATGGTAAATTTTCAATTCAAACAGTTACAGGAAGGCCCTTCGCTTGATGGAATATGCAGATCATCATGGGTTCCCCATAGTTACTTTCATTGACACGCCTGGGGCATATGCTGACCTTAAATCAGAGGAACTAGGACAGGTATGTAGCTAGTTAGGCTCTCTAAGATTCTCTGGCTTTCTTCTGTTACAAGGCTAACCCATTTGTTGATTTTCATGCTTGCAGGGTGAAGCGATTGCTCACAATTTGAGATCCATGTTTGGTCTGAAGGTGCCAGTTATATCTATAGTTATTGGAGAAGGTGGTTCGGGTGGTGCCCTAGCCATTGGATGTGCTAATAAATTACTCATGCTTGAAAATGCTGTTTTTTATGTTGCCAggtgatttaattttttactctactatttgcaaattttatagtattgtaataattatttcaattatatgcCTTTCCCCCCTCCCCTGTGCATGTTGGATGAATGTTGTAGAGCTTCTTGCAATTATCTATAGCCGAAGTTTCAAGGTTGATAGAATCATAGAAACCTGGTTccttattaacaaaaaaatggataaaCCCCAATTACAATATATATGAAATGCTTAAAGTTATGATTTGTGTGCCACATGCAATTGAATTCTTTCATGAAATTGTTTTTCCCACCACACCTAAAGCCTTATAAAGGTATGTTGTTGAGTCTGAGAGTATGACTGGCAATGTTGGGCAGTGTGAGAAATAGAGGCTATGAGTGACGATATTGGTCAGTGTGTTGTGCACAACAGGACAAATTAAAAAAGCAGCACAATCTTTGACACCAGTTAAAAATACGATCTAATGGTCTATATTTGtagttttcttcatttcttaCACAGTCATTCAATCGCAACCCACCATGTATGGGTCCCGAAGAAAGTGGCCTTCAAATTGGGGAGGCTGCAGCGATGGTTCTTATGGGGTGGAAATTCAGACCAAAGGAAAATTGCTTGGTAAAATTGGGAGACAATTTGTCTTCCAGATGAGAAAGGTGGGTTGGGGGTGCGGGATATTGAAAAGTTCAATTGCACTATTCTTGGGAAATGGCGTTGGAACCTTTTCCATCATGAGGGGGAATTGTGGGTGAAGGTTTTGGATTCCAAACACGAGAGCTGGAGAAGTCTGGATGAATCCAGATCAAATACCTCTGATTCAATCTGGGGGTGGGATTTAAGACATGTCTGTAATGCTTCTGGGGAGGGGAGATTTTTCAGAGGTGTTATAGAATGGAAAATTGGCTGTGGAGCAATGGTTAAACTGTGGGAAGATGGTTGGCTAACTGGTGGAAAATCGCTAGCAGACAAATATCCTCGTCTATATAGTATATCTCAGCAGCAACAGAATTCAATTCAGCAGATGGGGATAGCATCAGCAGGAGGATGGGAATGGCACCTAGAGTGGAGAAGGCTTTTTAGAGAAGTGGAGGTGGACAGAGTTGCAAAATTCATGGAGGATATTCAGATTGTGACAGTGCAGGTTGATCAGC
Encoded proteins:
- the LOC114397332 gene encoding uncharacterized protein LOC114397332, which codes for MSVLASMIDWIDYRLEPLMYVFGVVLIFLSFYFKFYLRNKKQGRCGVSRHQSHSHHTGLFALLRVLECIRIPEHKGKKWSTFSLVLWVLFFLTLILILLLALGIVYLPTTDDDFPTTDLSAFRRKTSQSGESLVENSEQWTEILSWEPRAFIYHNCLIESRRRFHIIRSWDQDGSPQKYWLMKHRFLRILSLFFMNNQIILSGRFNNNIL